One window from the genome of Helicobacter pylori encodes:
- a CDS encoding Dam family site-specific DNA-(adenine-N6)-methyltransferase, with amino-acid sequence MPQLNKLFPNNINQFIEPFVGGGSVFLNTKAKRYLANDIDTNIINLHKTLSKFNACDLFDELSKIIIHYGLSFSFKGITAPDELKKQYIKTYYAKYNKLAYEKLRADFNSNQNNMLYLYLLLIYGFNHMIRFNSKGLFNLPVGNVDFNENVYNALKNYIDFMQQNTIIFHNDDYIDFLNHTTYLKDDYVYFDPPYLISNSEYNKLWDSDNEIALYGVLDGLDKKGVLFGITNLIYHKGETNFILKEWAKKYYIFNIKSNYISYNDNTIKEDSQEIFVTNYR; translated from the coding sequence ATGCCACAACTCAATAAACTATTCCCAAATAACATTAATCAATTTATTGAGCCTTTTGTGGGTGGGGGTAGCGTGTTTTTAAACACTAAGGCTAAAAGATACTTAGCTAATGACATAGATACTAATATTATCAATTTACATAAAACTTTAAGCAAGTTCAATGCTTGTGATCTTTTTGATGAATTGTCTAAAATCATCATTCATTATGGCTTGTCTTTCTCTTTTAAGGGGATTACGGCCCCTGATGAATTAAAAAAACAATATATAAAAACTTACTACGCTAAATACAATAAATTAGCTTATGAAAAACTAAGGGCTGATTTTAACTCCAATCAAAACAACATGCTCTATTTATATTTACTTTTAATTTATGGGTTTAATCACATGATTAGATTTAATTCTAAAGGGCTTTTTAATTTACCTGTAGGTAATGTAGATTTTAATGAAAATGTTTATAATGCCCTAAAAAACTACATAGATTTTATGCAACAAAACACCATTATTTTTCACAATGATGATTATATTGATTTCCTTAACCACACCACTTATTTAAAAGATGATTATGTTTATTTTGACCCCCCTTATTTAATCTCCAATAGTGAATACAACAAGTTATGGGATAGCGATAATGAGATAGCCTTATATGGTGTTTTAGATGGCCTAGATAAAAAGGGAGTTTTATTTGGTATAACCAATCTTATTTATCACAAGGGAGAGACTAATTTTATTTTAAAAGAATGGGCTAAAAAATATTATATTTTTAATATCAAAAGTAATTATATCAGTTATAATGACAACACTATTAAAGAAGATAGTCAAGAAATCTTTGTAACTAATTATAGGTAA
- a CDS encoding DNA adenine methylase — MERFNLKNRRYIGSKTKLIEWVFGNLKLNNIKSVCDIFAGSGVVAGQFATIPNIKNIIINDILFSNEIIYHAFFMGQDADFKVLEELKEYYTQALKLEENYFSQHFSDKFFSYKDCVKIGSIREHIESLNLDKLNKDILLTSLIYSMDKIANTVGHYESYRKKEILQDRFIFELISPIKHDKNIMIERKNANELAKTLKIDLVFIDPPYNSRQYSRFYHLYENLVQWKKPKLYGAALKPSCENMSEYCRSNAKKELSDLIEKLDCKRIALTYNNTYNSKSSSSQNKIGFKDLVEILSQKGKLSVKEKAHSFFNSGKTDFKEHKEFLFIVEVKP, encoded by the coding sequence TTAATCTAAAAAACCGCCGGTATATCGGCTCAAAAACCAAGCTTATAGAGTGGGTATTTGGGAATTTAAAATTAAATAATATTAAAAGCGTGTGCGATATTTTTGCCGGAAGTGGGGTAGTAGCTGGTCAATTTGCCACTATTCCTAACATTAAAAACATTATTATAAATGATATTTTATTTTCTAATGAAATCATTTATCATGCTTTTTTTATGGGGCAAGACGCTGATTTTAAGGTGCTTGAAGAGCTGAAAGAATATTATACTCAAGCTTTAAAGCTAGAAGAAAATTATTTTAGCCAACATTTTAGCGACAAATTTTTCAGCTATAAAGATTGTGTCAAAATCGGTAGCATTAGAGAGCATATAGAAAGCTTGAATTTAGATAAATTAAATAAAGATATTTTATTAACAAGCTTGATTTATTCAATGGATAAGATAGCTAACACGGTAGGGCATTATGAATCTTATAGGAAAAAAGAGATTTTGCAAGATAGATTTATTTTTGAGCTTATTAGCCCTATAAAGCATGATAAAAATATCATGATAGAGAGAAAAAACGCTAACGAATTGGCTAAAACCTTAAAAATAGACTTAGTCTTTATTGACCCTCCATACAATTCAAGGCAATACAGCCGGTTTTATCATCTCTATGAAAACCTAGTGCAGTGGAAAAAACCCAAACTCTATGGAGCAGCTTTAAAGCCATCATGCGAGAACATGAGCGAATATTGTCGCTCTAATGCCAAGAAAGAATTGAGCGATTTAATTGAAAAACTAGATTGTAAAAGGATTGCTTTAACTTATAATAATACCTATAATTCTAAGTCTAGCTCTTCGCAAAATAAAATAGGCTTTAAAGATTTAGTGGAAATTTTAAGCCAAAAAGGAAAATTAAGCGTTAAAGAAAAGGCTCATAGTTTTTTTAATTCAGGAAAAACTGATTTTAAAGAGCATAAAGAATTTTTATTTATAGTGGAAGTGAAACCTTGA